A genomic window from Flintibacter sp. KGMB00164 includes:
- a CDS encoding DUF2262 domain-containing protein, producing MKKRTVKDFIALYAPENEEKLVLIQDGVSADKTFLDTFWAAHTHALAMADVQTGEVISGRCYLSWPLTDKEQEAGDYSKRFAKGQIYRIKTRGWKGDALYEPQWYVTEVLEEGVSCPALEEIWAEYTKPILLEDEVLGTLTLDREMSMFNGTCRWMGKEVQISLDVEIEKKASWTRVTNVMKKLLADQEVWDKSLRAMAAQKLTAQANEWLADNDQTDRDPEKDPITEDEFARRILLTEFTVSPGSRFTAWYEDDDMFWGHVITVDGTLKKGPVDADIQG from the coding sequence ATGAAAAAGAGAACGGTCAAGGACTTTATTGCCCTGTACGCCCCGGAAAATGAGGAAAAGCTGGTACTGATTCAGGACGGTGTCAGCGCGGACAAAACCTTTCTGGATACCTTTTGGGCGGCGCATACCCATGCCCTCGCCATGGCGGATGTCCAGACCGGAGAGGTGATCTCCGGTCGATGCTACCTGAGCTGGCCGCTGACGGACAAGGAGCAGGAAGCCGGCGACTATTCCAAGCGGTTTGCCAAGGGCCAGATCTACCGGATCAAGACCCGTGGCTGGAAAGGTGATGCCCTCTACGAACCTCAGTGGTATGTCACGGAGGTACTGGAGGAAGGCGTATCCTGTCCGGCACTGGAGGAGATTTGGGCGGAATACACAAAGCCCATTCTTCTGGAGGACGAAGTGCTGGGGACCCTCACGCTGGATCGTGAAATGAGTATGTTCAACGGGACCTGCCGGTGGATGGGAAAAGAAGTCCAAATCTCGTTGGATGTAGAGATTGAAAAGAAAGCCTCCTGGACCCGTGTCACCAATGTGATGAAGAAACTGCTGGCAGATCAGGAAGTCTGGGACAAGTCCCTGCGAGCGATGGCTGCCCAGAAGCTCACTGCTCAGGCCAACGAATGGCTGGCGGACAATGACCAGACCGACCGGGACCCGGAGAAAGATCCCATCACCGAGGATGAGTTCGCCCGGCGTATCCTGCTCACCGAGTTTACAGTATCTCCCGGCAGCCGTTTTACCGCCTGGTATGAAGACGACGATATGTTCTGGGGCCATGTGATCACTGTGGATGGAACGCTGAAAAAAGGCCCCGTTGACGCTGATATACAGGGATAA
- a CDS encoding ParB/RepB/Spo0J family partition protein, which yields MNLLNDGIKSKAVMLTQSTKKLSIDNHTQVYPVYKIRLDQLYFNDQNDRIATWISQYKAEHTDVALESLSHSDYNDIIQGFIIESNPEAIKKTQNNIDLIGQQEAGVVLTDGRIIDGNRRFTCLRNIEKKTGKTQYFEAVILDHDIRNNAKQIKLLELMIQHGVDKPVDYNPIDRLVGIYNDIVDKRLLTVKEYADGVNQSETDIQREVEKANLMVEFLEFINAPKQFHLARTMNLNDPLKELNTILKQCKDDEKREDLKSVVFANFLMQPRGDMTRYMRKIKKIVSNAKFLDQYLDEQLGTTEKVCDLLEKTPIVTEKVINEKIRTQDDLKEDFAHSTEKWVSKADGDATRNRPAQQAEKAYEMLDTIDTNIFKKLNDEQKDDVRNRLDQIQEALNRIRGELDA from the coding sequence ATGAATCTTTTAAATGATGGCATTAAATCAAAAGCCGTGATGCTCACACAGAGTACTAAAAAACTCTCTATTGATAACCACACACAGGTGTACCCTGTATATAAAATTCGCCTTGATCAACTGTACTTTAACGACCAGAATGACCGTATTGCTACTTGGATTAGTCAGTATAAAGCTGAGCACACAGATGTAGCTCTGGAATCATTGAGTCACTCAGATTATAACGATATCATCCAAGGATTTATTATCGAGAGCAATCCGGAAGCAATTAAAAAAACACAGAACAATATTGATCTTATCGGACAGCAAGAGGCTGGCGTAGTGTTGACTGATGGCCGCATTATTGATGGAAACAGGCGGTTTACTTGCCTTCGTAATATTGAAAAGAAGACAGGGAAAACACAGTATTTCGAAGCTGTGATCCTTGACCATGATATTCGCAACAATGCAAAGCAAATCAAATTGTTGGAGTTGATGATTCAGCATGGCGTAGATAAGCCTGTTGACTATAACCCCATCGACCGCCTTGTAGGTATTTATAATGATATTGTTGACAAAAGACTCCTCACTGTTAAAGAGTATGCTGATGGTGTCAACCAATCTGAAACTGACATTCAGCGGGAGGTCGAGAAAGCAAATCTGATGGTGGAATTCCTGGAGTTTATCAACGCCCCCAAACAGTTCCATCTTGCCAGAACAATGAATCTGAACGATCCCCTGAAAGAGCTTAATACTATCCTTAAGCAATGCAAAGACGATGAAAAACGAGAGGATTTGAAAAGCGTTGTCTTTGCAAACTTCTTGATGCAGCCCCGTGGGGATATGACTCGCTATATGCGTAAAATCAAAAAAATTGTGTCCAATGCAAAGTTCTTAGACCAATATCTGGACGAACAGTTGGGGACCACCGAAAAGGTCTGTGATCTTCTGGAAAAAACTCCGATTGTCACAGAAAAGGTAATTAACGAAAAGATTCGTACCCAGGATGATTTGAAGGAAGATTTTGCGCACTCTACGGAAAAATGGGTCAGCAAAGCTGATGGTGATGCTACTCGCAATCGTCCGGCGCAGCAGGCCGAGAAGGCATACGAGATGCTGGATACCATCGACACCAATATCTTCAAGAAGCTGAACGACGAGCAAAAAGATGATGTTCGAAATCGGCTTGATCAGATCCAAGAGGCGCTTAACCGTATCAGAGGGGAACTTGATGCCTAA
- a CDS encoding DUF6138 family protein translates to MSLPKRDGVHDRYYLIHKPDTSPEVLAEADLCIRDVLNGTARENHSAYPTVVRNHNGTPFLPDQLLERYLSRLLLKEFPCEDAVSLCDAMRRLVGWQEIRYKLEKYIEKQVQERYFLVGEREDGFTVFPPCTVLPELRPEDVDEGLLRFACYVAICHTVYGQSFESLTTEHILGLVSQLRPDMVKQLKTAGSGKLPKEIQQRKTEHFIASANDAFATIRITARDSTEECYAEILDYLCAVLEQEEFPRSYSVEFREKEKIYLPIPGLPKKGVNQLFACAVQRPNLHPAIERYARLAMREYEWYQNLADEACAMPGSFAVFALGLEGEQWAPLVAEYLDICDDEHSSLQEKFLHALIRKFGFQTWTLGVLVRGALSMQWLKPAKEFRSLIANAESLDALLTVKRRFFAYLLPEEDKDPKFRAIAWRSLLWAIWGSSSENGGIKVIKSAPKELKEKYQQVFS, encoded by the coding sequence ATGAGTTTGCCAAAGCGCGACGGCGTGCATGACCGCTACTATCTGATCCACAAGCCGGACACTTCACCGGAGGTACTGGCGGAGGCGGATCTCTGCATTCGGGATGTGCTGAACGGCACCGCCCGTGAAAATCACTCCGCCTACCCGACTGTGGTGCGAAATCACAACGGGACACCGTTTCTTCCGGATCAGCTGCTGGAGCGGTATCTTTCACGGCTGCTGCTGAAGGAATTTCCCTGCGAGGATGCTGTTTCCCTCTGCGATGCCATGCGGCGACTGGTGGGCTGGCAAGAGATCCGCTATAAGTTGGAGAAGTACATAGAAAAGCAGGTGCAGGAACGCTACTTCCTTGTGGGAGAGCGGGAAGATGGGTTTACCGTCTTTCCGCCCTGCACAGTACTGCCGGAATTGCGTCCGGAGGATGTGGACGAAGGTCTACTGCGCTTTGCCTGCTATGTGGCTATCTGCCATACCGTGTATGGGCAGAGTTTTGAATCCCTCACGACTGAACACATCCTCGGCCTGGTTTCCCAGCTCCGCCCAGATATGGTGAAGCAGCTGAAAACAGCCGGCAGCGGCAAATTACCAAAGGAAATCCAGCAGCGTAAGACGGAGCATTTCATCGCATCGGCCAATGATGCGTTTGCTACTATCCGCATCACCGCCAGGGACTCCACGGAGGAGTGCTATGCTGAAATCCTGGACTACCTGTGTGCGGTGCTGGAGCAGGAGGAATTCCCCCGCAGTTACTCGGTGGAGTTCAGAGAAAAGGAGAAAATCTATCTGCCCATTCCCGGCTTGCCCAAGAAAGGAGTCAATCAGCTCTTTGCCTGCGCTGTGCAACGCCCCAATCTGCATCCGGCTATAGAGCGATACGCTCGTCTGGCTATGCGGGAGTATGAGTGGTACCAAAACCTCGCGGATGAAGCCTGCGCCATGCCTGGCTCTTTTGCTGTGTTCGCTCTAGGGCTGGAGGGAGAACAGTGGGCGCCGCTGGTGGCAGAGTATTTGGATATCTGCGACGACGAGCACTCCTCCCTGCAAGAGAAATTCCTTCATGCCTTGATCCGGAAGTTTGGTTTCCAAACATGGACACTGGGCGTATTGGTACGGGGCGCATTGTCTATGCAGTGGCTGAAGCCTGCCAAGGAATTCCGCAGCTTGATTGCCAATGCGGAAAGCCTGGATGCGCTGCTGACAGTCAAACGCCGCTTTTTCGCTTATCTCCTGCCGGAAGAGGACAAGGACCCGAAATTCCGGGCCATCGCTTGGCGGAGCCTGCTCTGGGCCATCTGGGGCTCGTCCTCCGAAAACGGCGGCATCAAGGTCATCAAGTCGGCGCCGAAGGAACTGAAAGAGAAATACCAGCAAGTATTTTCGTAA
- a CDS encoding SNF2-related protein, translating to MFKDLSLQATYSSYEDNLGDLFYSPVLAQSVRYDRATAYFSAKALANYAKGLECFAQNGHTMRLIVSAEIDKEDYLQIQDGYALRATIREELVARMRETLSLEEERNISNLAYLVGLGVIDIKVAFTQEGIFHDKFGIVEDAEGNIICFRGSNNETAAAFESNYEAFDITCSWQASSFDYSKITKSQQTFEKLWSNQAENICVLEMDSLVYQELEKHNKGQLIIDPLQLETDCMLLDYDGVLTLDFKGIPNPLWNTAFYKMRLKRFVDTSKSTDERIFFKDALKYPQFNRIINLLQNESDKRGYRFFVTSRLRKYIADRELHIEKRAGLGLAIKQHKPEVLEKYEDYKAVVNSAFSRPLREKQMWDSFFMCTMKKACNFSVPGSGKTASVLGVFAYLYAKGLVRRLVMVGPKNSFGSWQDEFQLCFGNKLPLRVFNIHNPNYKTADEKRTALLFESGSANLILLNYDCLRSYLPEVQKLMGTSTLLVFDEVHKVKAIDGSNARKALELAENAFYTIALTGTPIPNSYTDIWNLLNILYHDEYDEFFGFSPQQLKAPSQDDINLINKKLQPFFCRTTKQQLAVPNANPDIIEEVSASEAENQLFHILQLKYARNKLALIIRLLQLESNPAMLLDKLELSDFADILDISAADIEDIDYLDYSEDVKQLIDSVGSTSKFRACISLAEKLVTQRKPVIIWCIFVDSINHIASTLRKKGIHVECIYGQTSMDERQQIVSDFRDGHIDVLITNPHTLAESVSLHKSCHDAIYFEYSYNLVHLLQSKDRIHRLGLPDGQYTQYYYLQQQFITDMDEPFSLDARILTRLYEKEQIMLNAIEADCLESVTTVQEDLELIFSGLKL from the coding sequence ATGTTTAAGGACTTATCTTTGCAGGCTACCTATTCTTCTTATGAAGATAACTTGGGAGATCTGTTCTACTCCCCTGTACTGGCCCAGAGTGTTCGCTATGATCGTGCAACAGCATATTTTTCAGCCAAAGCCCTTGCAAATTATGCCAAGGGTCTTGAGTGCTTTGCGCAAAACGGACATACCATGCGTCTGATTGTATCTGCAGAAATCGATAAAGAAGATTACTTGCAAATTCAAGATGGCTATGCATTGCGTGCGACTATAAGAGAAGAATTGGTTGCCAGGATGCGTGAAACACTTTCCCTGGAGGAAGAAAGAAACATATCCAACCTGGCCTACTTGGTGGGCCTCGGAGTTATTGATATTAAGGTTGCTTTTACCCAGGAAGGAATTTTCCACGATAAGTTTGGAATTGTTGAGGATGCAGAAGGAAATATCATTTGCTTTCGTGGCTCCAACAACGAAACTGCAGCTGCATTTGAATCTAACTATGAAGCCTTCGATATTACTTGCAGTTGGCAGGCGTCGTCGTTTGACTATTCGAAAATCACTAAAAGCCAGCAGACTTTTGAGAAACTATGGAGTAATCAGGCAGAAAACATTTGTGTCCTTGAAATGGATTCTCTTGTCTATCAGGAACTGGAAAAGCACAATAAAGGTCAGCTGATTATCGATCCGTTACAGTTGGAAACAGACTGTATGCTTTTGGATTACGATGGCGTATTGACCTTAGACTTCAAGGGAATCCCTAATCCACTCTGGAATACTGCCTTTTATAAAATGCGGCTGAAACGGTTTGTGGACACTTCAAAAAGCACAGATGAGCGCATTTTCTTTAAAGATGCGCTAAAATATCCACAATTTAATCGCATTATCAATTTACTGCAGAATGAGTCTGATAAACGAGGATACCGTTTTTTTGTTACATCCCGTCTCAGGAAATACATAGCAGACCGGGAACTGCATATAGAAAAGAGGGCAGGACTTGGTTTGGCAATTAAGCAGCACAAGCCGGAAGTTCTCGAAAAATACGAGGACTACAAGGCCGTTGTAAATAGTGCTTTCAGCAGACCACTTCGTGAAAAGCAGATGTGGGACTCTTTCTTCATGTGTACGATGAAGAAAGCCTGCAACTTCTCTGTCCCAGGCTCTGGAAAAACGGCTTCTGTCCTGGGTGTATTTGCATACCTCTATGCCAAAGGATTGGTACGCCGTCTTGTAATGGTTGGCCCTAAAAATTCCTTTGGCTCCTGGCAGGATGAATTTCAGCTCTGCTTTGGTAACAAGCTGCCGCTTCGGGTTTTTAACATTCATAATCCAAACTATAAGACAGCGGACGAGAAACGAACGGCACTTTTGTTTGAAAGCGGCAGTGCAAATCTTATTTTATTGAATTATGATTGTTTGCGCTCCTATCTTCCGGAAGTTCAAAAACTGATGGGAACATCAACGCTTTTGGTATTTGATGAGGTACATAAAGTAAAGGCCATTGATGGAAGCAATGCCCGGAAAGCCTTGGAGTTAGCTGAAAATGCGTTTTATACGATTGCTCTGACCGGTACACCGATTCCTAATTCCTATACGGATATATGGAACCTGTTGAACATTCTGTACCACGACGAGTATGATGAATTCTTCGGATTTAGTCCTCAGCAACTTAAGGCTCCATCTCAAGATGATATCAATCTGATCAATAAAAAACTCCAGCCATTCTTTTGTCGGACAACAAAACAGCAGTTGGCAGTTCCGAATGCAAACCCAGATATTATTGAAGAAGTATCTGCAAGTGAGGCAGAAAATCAACTCTTTCATATCTTACAACTGAAATATGCAAGGAATAAGCTGGCACTTATTATCCGGTTGTTGCAGTTGGAATCGAATCCCGCGATGCTGCTTGATAAACTGGAGCTGTCTGACTTTGCAGACATTTTGGACATTTCGGCTGCTGATATCGAGGACATTGATTATTTGGATTACTCCGAGGATGTAAAACAGCTCATTGACTCTGTTGGAAGCACATCAAAATTCCGTGCATGTATTTCTCTGGCTGAAAAGCTGGTTACACAGAGAAAGCCAGTGATCATCTGGTGTATCTTTGTAGACTCAATCAATCATATCGCCAGTACCTTGCGGAAGAAAGGCATCCATGTAGAATGCATCTATGGTCAAACCAGCATGGATGAACGCCAGCAAATTGTATCCGATTTTCGAGATGGCCATATTGATGTCTTGATTACCAACCCACACACCCTGGCCGAATCTGTCTCGTTACATAAATCCTGTCATGATGCAATTTATTTTGAATACAGCTATAATCTTGTACATTTGTTGCAGTCAAAGGATAGAATTCACCGCTTAGGCCTACCCGATGGTCAATATACCCAGTATTATTATCTACAACAGCAGTTTATTACAGATATGGACGAGCCATTCTCTCTGGATGCCAGAATATTGACTCGACTGTACGAAAAAGAGCAGATTATGCTCAATGCCATCGAAGCCGATTGTCTGGAATCTGTAACTACTGTGCAAGAAGATCTGGAGCTCATTTTTAGCGGTCTTAAATTATAG
- a CDS encoding Imm17 family immunity protein has product MNSEQITAFLQEHWNLVTLIIGAVLLIGAIMNWNWLCDPTGKPDSHRYGRGSRRVIFFLLGIVLIVTSIMSWVL; this is encoded by the coding sequence ATGAACAGCGAGCAGATCACGGCTTTTTTACAGGAGCATTGGAATTTGGTGACACTGATCATTGGCGCTGTCCTGCTGATTGGGGCCATCATGAACTGGAACTGGCTCTGTGACCCCACCGGTAAGCCGGACTCTCACCGCTATGGCCGCGGCTCCAGGCGGGTGATCTTCTTCCTACTGGGAATCGTGCTGATTGTGACCAGCATCATGTCCTGGGTGCTGTAA
- a CDS encoding SUKH-3 domain-containing protein: MIKERIPISGDLKSKVKQLMEYAGWQEGRKVDISIAEKYYAEHGAPMMKSTQRFYRKYFGLCCEWYLEQKKLNWAADFQFALFPYLVNGIKNHLEEAYFRDMSGCELAEVEQAAGEKCQTIGHIGYYYPAEVWISEYGKLYAKYEYQDEIECFPDVFALIERDLRQCNFDSAAMKTVEALDGKL, translated from the coding sequence ATGATCAAAGAACGCATCCCCATTTCCGGCGATCTTAAAAGCAAGGTCAAGCAGCTGATGGAGTACGCCGGATGGCAGGAAGGGCGAAAAGTGGACATCTCCATTGCGGAAAAGTATTACGCCGAGCATGGTGCCCCGATGATGAAGTCCACCCAGCGGTTTTACCGCAAGTATTTCGGCCTGTGCTGTGAGTGGTATCTGGAGCAGAAAAAACTGAACTGGGCGGCTGACTTCCAATTCGCTTTGTTCCCTTACCTGGTCAACGGGATCAAAAACCATTTGGAAGAAGCCTATTTTCGGGATATGTCCGGCTGTGAACTGGCAGAGGTAGAACAGGCTGCTGGTGAAAAATGCCAGACTATCGGTCATATCGGCTACTACTACCCGGCGGAGGTTTGGATCTCCGAGTACGGGAAACTGTATGCGAAATATGAGTACCAGGATGAGATTGAGTGCTTTCCAGATGTGTTTGCCCTGATTGAACGGGATCTGCGGCAGTGCAACTTTGATTCCGCTGCCATGAAAACTGTGGAGGCACTGGACGGAAAACTATGA
- a CDS encoding DUF6138 family protein has product MSLPKRNSADGRCYWMKPEVQEELQPLFDQCIQDAIDGRITRLDSLWPPVVVSSEGAPFEVHALVRKWTEAQQAETLDAEKAIAFSENLRRQSRWGEIDYYLLGLLEQELQEKYFVVTGREDDHRWSREYSLKPGIRAEEVPEPLLRFACYVAVSYKVYGMDFEYLDTNYLFGLVEKVRPDMVKKLRENGTGRLPISLQKRKTEHFTASANDAFAVIRITARDNTEECCREVLNYLCELLEQEDFPRSYAVEFKGPEKSYLPITGLPKKGVNQLFACAVQYPGLHSLMERYARLAMRQYEQYTNLSDEQCALPGSFAVFALGMLGQEWRQLVWDYLDLCDDEHSHLQEKFLREYVKQFGFTADTVPMFVRGVLSMQNMKYSKDYAAWMANVESLDALLEAKIHLSEIVPSGFSSDEDDDDEEDEEPAEESKASPEEVLQYAWETVCYVIWGKASAKGGQKVVEAAPEELRELYQQIFIPIVENPEKRGNLP; this is encoded by the coding sequence ATGAGTTTACCAAAACGCAATAGTGCGGACGGACGCTGTTACTGGATGAAGCCCGAGGTACAGGAAGAACTGCAACCGCTCTTTGACCAGTGTATCCAGGATGCCATTGACGGGAGAATCACGCGGCTTGATTCCCTCTGGCCGCCGGTAGTGGTCAGCAGCGAAGGCGCACCCTTTGAGGTGCACGCTCTGGTGAGAAAATGGACCGAAGCGCAGCAGGCCGAGACCCTTGACGCGGAAAAGGCCATTGCTTTCAGCGAAAACCTGCGCCGCCAGAGCCGGTGGGGTGAAATTGACTACTATTTACTTGGCCTGTTGGAACAGGAGCTGCAGGAGAAGTATTTTGTCGTGACCGGTCGTGAAGATGACCACCGCTGGAGTCGGGAGTACTCCCTGAAACCAGGTATCCGTGCAGAGGAGGTCCCGGAGCCGCTACTGCGTTTCGCCTGCTATGTGGCAGTGAGCTATAAGGTATATGGTATGGACTTTGAGTATCTGGACACCAATTACCTCTTTGGATTGGTGGAGAAAGTCCGTCCTGATATGGTGAAAAAGCTCCGGGAAAATGGAACCGGCAGGCTACCGATCTCTCTGCAAAAAAGGAAAACAGAGCACTTCACCGCATCGGCCAACGATGCCTTTGCCGTTATCCGAATCACTGCCAGGGACAACACGGAGGAATGCTGCCGTGAAGTGCTGAACTACCTGTGTGAGCTTCTGGAGCAGGAGGATTTTCCCCGCAGCTATGCGGTGGAGTTCAAAGGGCCGGAAAAGAGTTATCTTCCCATCACAGGCCTGCCCAAAAAGGGAGTAAACCAGCTCTTTGCCTGTGCCGTGCAGTACCCCGGCCTCCACTCCCTGATGGAACGGTACGCCCGGCTTGCCATGAGGCAATATGAGCAGTACACCAATCTCAGCGATGAGCAGTGCGCGCTCCCCGGAAGTTTTGCCGTGTTCGCCCTGGGAATGCTGGGGCAAGAGTGGCGGCAGCTGGTATGGGATTATCTCGATCTCTGCGATGATGAGCACTCCCACTTACAGGAAAAATTCCTCCGGGAGTATGTGAAACAGTTTGGATTTACCGCCGACACCGTCCCTATGTTTGTCCGGGGTGTGCTGTCCATGCAGAACATGAAGTATTCCAAGGACTATGCCGCGTGGATGGCAAATGTAGAAAGCCTGGACGCTCTGCTGGAGGCAAAAATCCATCTGTCCGAGATCGTTCCAAGCGGTTTTTCCTCCGACGAAGATGACGATGATGAGGAGGACGAGGAACCCGCCGAGGAATCAAAAGCCAGCCCGGAGGAAGTGCTGCAATACGCATGGGAAACGGTCTGCTATGTGATCTGGGGCAAAGCCAGCGCCAAGGGTGGTCAGAAAGTGGTAGAAGCAGCTCCGGAGGAACTGAGAGAGCTTTACCAACAGATTTTTATTCCGATAGTGGAGAACCCGGAAAAAAGAGGTAACCTGCCATGA
- a CDS encoding DUF2262 domain-containing protein has protein sequence MFEEFYEMYEPEEQEVVALINRCIGGGFNWKGNFWEMTVVTLGMVFCNTGKVSTIEERLDWPVTDEERNSEKGWGRFQSEQICRLKIRRMKEERAKDLVVRPWCISEIVKAHEDCPELQAVLDEYHKPVVIQDQALGELTLDKNYDTFEGEIQWCGKDVSLSLEINAESTPSWTRARSAAKKLLADCETWDKAMRELVAKNLTELANNWLSQDEEDPRNPETDPITEEELARRISITSLSVTSGGSFTAWFDCDEMFTDHAVTVYGSLKKGLKTANIEG, from the coding sequence ATGTTTGAAGAATTCTATGAGATGTACGAGCCCGAGGAGCAGGAAGTGGTCGCTCTGATCAATCGCTGCATTGGGGGCGGATTTAACTGGAAAGGAAACTTTTGGGAAATGACCGTTGTGACGCTGGGCATGGTGTTCTGTAACACCGGCAAGGTCAGCACAATAGAGGAGCGGCTGGATTGGCCGGTCACCGATGAGGAACGCAATAGCGAAAAGGGCTGGGGACGCTTTCAAAGCGAGCAGATCTGCCGCCTGAAGATCCGCCGGATGAAGGAAGAACGGGCAAAAGATCTGGTGGTGCGTCCCTGGTGTATCTCCGAGATAGTCAAGGCCCATGAGGATTGCCCGGAACTTCAGGCTGTTCTGGATGAGTACCACAAGCCGGTGGTGATTCAGGACCAGGCGCTGGGAGAACTGACACTGGACAAGAACTATGATACCTTCGAGGGCGAAATCCAGTGGTGCGGAAAGGATGTGAGCCTTTCTCTGGAAATCAATGCCGAGAGTACGCCCTCCTGGACCCGCGCCCGCAGTGCCGCCAAGAAGCTGCTGGCCGACTGTGAAACCTGGGACAAAGCCATGCGGGAGCTTGTAGCCAAGAACCTGACCGAGCTGGCCAACAACTGGCTCTCCCAGGATGAGGAAGACCCCCGCAATCCAGAAACCGACCCCATCACAGAGGAAGAACTTGCCCGGCGGATCAGCATAACGAGCCTATCCGTCACCTCCGGCGGCAGCTTCACCGCCTGGTTTGACTGCGATGAGATGTTCACCGATCATGCTGTGACGGTCTACGGTTCCTTGAAAAAGGGCCTCAAAACTGCCAACATTGAGGGATAA
- a CDS encoding DUF2004 domain-containing protein produces the protein MKLNCKRIDFTYTPGEEIFNFPEESGLPFLFDVEEELTGDPAAMDAVGEMLDEAEKLAEKAKAAIKAALADEDSRYHSVVTFFMEFHRDDVGPDIAAELFPGTDPSKLSFAEMVDFLKLKRFGSLVDDEMDQQVFIMDLSFNPEITDELMVIYFDLNQEIFCITHES, from the coding sequence ATGAAGCTGAACTGTAAACGCATTGATTTTACATATACCCCCGGCGAGGAAATCTTCAACTTTCCCGAGGAATCGGGACTACCCTTTCTCTTCGATGTAGAGGAAGAACTGACCGGCGATCCTGCTGCCATGGATGCGGTGGGAGAAATGCTGGATGAGGCGGAGAAATTGGCGGAGAAGGCCAAAGCCGCCATCAAAGCGGCGCTGGCGGACGAGGACAGCCGCTACCATAGCGTTGTGACATTTTTCATGGAGTTCCACCGGGACGATGTAGGCCCGGATATTGCGGCGGAACTTTTTCCGGGAACCGACCCATCCAAGCTGTCTTTTGCCGAGATGGTGGACTTTTTGAAGCTCAAGCGGTTCGGCAGTCTGGTGGATGACGAGATGGATCAACAAGTTTTCATTATGGATCTGTCCTTCAACCCGGAGATCACCGACGAGTTGATGGTAATCTACTTTGACTTAAACCAGGAGATTTTCTGTATTACCCATGAAAGCTGA
- a CDS encoding ankyrin repeat domain-containing protein: protein MYQIAYIGRWETLPETAAAICDHDTPKLEALLQGGLDLDVPIQLSEYIKLMPLEIAVFRNDVPMIHFLLEHGADPGLAEEQPLLLTAARCCGPEVVALFAGQATKLSPKQKERVFQEVRWGKRPENIQVLEQAGITVDKFGGEAFRAAVSDGQAELAKLLLEKGADINYHKPDMVFPYASTPVTEAARSNNFSMLRWLVEQGADITLVDKYGDRPYSVAVQNKNQEMADYLKALEPEEWHNEQEKIRQLMPYKLPAKLVEYLKTGPLRLEFPDQKWVKWAELYSFMDVQEMTWKRKKLLSLMVQMDNYSDYLLLWSPREKKLWYLDIEHEEFHPLAKWDDFIADPGRYLNGMIEGEFEE, encoded by the coding sequence ATGTACCAAATTGCATATATTGGCCGCTGGGAGACCCTTCCGGAAACGGCTGCCGCCATCTGTGACCATGACACTCCCAAGCTGGAGGCGCTGCTCCAAGGCGGTCTGGATTTAGATGTTCCCATCCAGCTCAGCGAATACATCAAGCTGATGCCATTGGAGATTGCGGTTTTTCGGAATGATGTGCCCATGATCCACTTCCTGCTGGAGCATGGAGCTGATCCCGGTCTGGCAGAGGAACAGCCCCTGCTGCTCACCGCCGCCCGCTGTTGTGGGCCGGAGGTGGTGGCGCTCTTTGCTGGACAGGCCACAAAACTCAGCCCAAAGCAGAAAGAGCGGGTCTTTCAGGAAGTACGCTGGGGCAAGCGCCCGGAGAATATCCAGGTGCTGGAGCAAGCCGGGATCACAGTGGACAAGTTTGGCGGTGAGGCATTCCGGGCGGCGGTGTCTGATGGACAGGCCGAGCTTGCCAAACTGCTGCTGGAAAAAGGGGCGGATATCAATTACCACAAACCGGACATGGTGTTCCCTTACGCCTCCACCCCCGTCACCGAGGCCGCCCGCTCCAACAATTTCTCCATGTTGCGCTGGCTGGTGGAACAGGGAGCGGACATCACCCTTGTTGACAAATACGGCGACCGTCCCTACAGTGTGGCGGTGCAGAACAAGAATCAGGAGATGGCCGACTACCTGAAGGCTCTGGAGCCGGAGGAATGGCACAACGAGCAGGAAAAGATCCGGCAACTCATGCCCTACAAGCTGCCTGCCAAGCTGGTGGAATACTTGAAGACCGGCCCCCTGCGGCTAGAGTTCCCGGACCAGAAATGGGTGAAGTGGGCGGAGCTCTACTCCTTCATGGATGTGCAGGAGATGACCTGGAAACGGAAGAAGCTGCTCTCCCTGATGGTGCAGATGGACAACTACAGCGACTATCTGTTGCTGTGGAGCCCCAGGGAGAAAAAGCTGTGGTATCTGGACATCGAGCATGAGGAATTCCACCCTCTGGCCAAATGGGATGACTTCATCGCAGATCCCGGCCGGTATCTGAACGGGATGATTGAGGGCGAGTTTGAGGAGTAA